A region from the Osmerus eperlanus chromosome 11, fOsmEpe2.1, whole genome shotgun sequence genome encodes:
- the pid1 gene encoding PTB-containing, cubilin and LRP1-interacting protein: MWQPATERLQHFQTMLKTKLNVLTLRKEPLPTVIFHEPEAIELCSTTPLMKNRTHAGYKVTYLGKVTISGTQFLSGCTERAVEGLWDCQARSTEGLLPADSLLEIRPFQVRLHHLDGRGEASITMDTYQVARIAYCTADHNVSPNVFAWIYREINDDLTFQMDCHAVVCESKLEAKKLAHSMMEAFRKTFHSMRSDGRIHKSSSSDEFAEDSTPDDSTPDDG, from the exons ATGTGGCAGCCCGCGACAGAGCGATTGCAG cactTCCAGACCATGCTGAAGACCAAGCTCAACGTGTTGACTCTGAGGAAGGAGCCGTTGCCCACGGTGATATTCCACGAGCCAGAGGCAATAGAGCTGTGTTCCACCACCCCACTCATGAAGAACCGGACACACGCCGGCTACAAG GTGACTTACCTGGGCAAGGTGACCATCTCTGGGACCCAGTTCTTGTCGGGTTGCACAGAACGGGCCGTGGAGGGCCTGTGGGACTGCCAGGCCCGCTCCACAGAGGGCCTCCTCCCTGCCGACTCCCTCTTGGAGATCCGCCCATTCCAGGTACGGCTCCACCACCTGGATGGCCGTGGCGAGGCCTCCATCACCATGGATACCTACCAGGTTGCGCGAATCGCCTACTGCACCGCCGACCACAACGTGAGCCCCAACGTGTTTGCCTGGATCTACCGGGAGATCAACGACGACCTGACCTTCCAGATGGACTGCCACGCGGTGGTGTGCGAGAGCAAGCTGGAGGCCAAGAAGCTGGCCCATTCCATGATGGAGGCCTTCCGCAAGACCTTCCACAGCATGCGCAGCGACGGCCGCATCCACAAGAGCAGCTCCTCCGACGAGTTTGCCGAGGACTCCACCCCGGATGATTCCACCCCGGACGACGGTTGA